In Spirosoma aureum, a single genomic region encodes these proteins:
- a CDS encoding SGNH/GDSL hydrolase family protein, producing the protein MKTLFRLSFLLFVGLMAMTAAKPTRVVFFGDSITQAGIKPGGYIDRLKTLLPTDQFELIGAGIGGNKIYDLFLRMDDDVLAQKPDVVVVWVGVNDVWHKASSGTGTDPDKFVKFYEAVVKKLQAANARVVLCTPAAIGEKTDMTNQQDGDLNQYSQFIRDMAKRHNLPLVDLRKAFLDYNLKNNPENKEKGILTTDRVHLNDAGNQFVAEQMQKVLSTVK; encoded by the coding sequence ATGAAAACTTTATTTCGACTTTCGTTCCTGCTGTTCGTTGGCTTGATGGCTATGACTGCAGCCAAACCAACCCGTGTCGTTTTTTTTGGGGATTCCATCACCCAGGCGGGTATCAAACCCGGTGGTTACATTGACCGCCTGAAGACGCTTCTACCAACCGATCAGTTTGAACTGATTGGAGCTGGTATTGGAGGGAATAAAATCTACGATCTATTCCTTCGCATGGACGACGATGTGCTGGCCCAGAAGCCCGATGTTGTCGTCGTTTGGGTAGGTGTTAATGACGTTTGGCATAAAGCGTCCTCCGGAACAGGAACTGACCCCGACAAATTTGTGAAGTTCTACGAAGCCGTTGTGAAAAAGCTACAGGCTGCCAATGCGCGTGTCGTCTTGTGTACACCAGCTGCCATCGGCGAAAAAACGGATATGACAAACCAGCAGGATGGTGATCTGAATCAGTATAGCCAGTTTATTCGTGATATGGCTAAACGGCATAATCTGCCACTGGTTGATTTACGGAAAGCCTTTCTGGATTATAACCTGAAAAACAATCCCGAAAATAAAGAGAAAGGAATTCTGACGACCGATCGCGTTCACCTGAACGATGCAGGTAACCAGTTTGTCGCCGAGCAGATGCAGAAAGTGCTCTCTACCGTAAAATAA
- a CDS encoding ribonuclease H1 domain-containing protein translates to MAQKKPKFYVVWRGRETGVFDNWDDCQKQTAGFDGALFKAFDTKPAALKAYKDKPHVHIGQGKNGSAKQTGASSLKVPGLVGSPIQDSLVVDAAWNTATGDMEYQGIYLATKQKLFLKGPYSDGTNNIGEFLAIVHALALLHQKNSNIPVYSDSRTAIGWVKKKKANTKLEETARNTELFDLLDRAETWLQTHVYANPVLKWETTVWGENPADFGRK, encoded by the coding sequence ATGGCTCAGAAAAAGCCGAAATTTTATGTTGTCTGGCGTGGTCGTGAGACCGGTGTATTCGACAACTGGGACGACTGTCAGAAGCAAACGGCGGGCTTTGATGGAGCGCTGTTTAAAGCGTTTGATACCAAACCGGCAGCACTAAAAGCCTATAAAGACAAACCACACGTGCACATCGGGCAGGGCAAAAACGGATCGGCGAAGCAGACCGGAGCTTCCAGCCTGAAAGTGCCCGGTTTGGTCGGTTCGCCAATTCAGGATAGCCTGGTTGTCGATGCCGCCTGGAATACCGCTACCGGCGATATGGAGTACCAGGGAATTTATCTGGCCACGAAGCAGAAGCTCTTTCTCAAGGGACCCTATTCAGATGGGACAAACAACATTGGCGAATTTCTGGCGATTGTTCACGCACTAGCCCTGCTCCATCAGAAGAATAGTAACATTCCGGTTTATTCCGATTCCCGAACGGCCATTGGCTGGGTCAAAAAGAAGAAAGCCAATACCAAACTGGAAGAAACAGCACGCAATACAGAATTATTCGATTTGCTCGACCGGGCCGAAACCTGGCTTCAAACGCACGTTTATGCTAACCCAGTGTTAAAGTGGGAAACAACCGTGTGGGGTGAAAATCCGGCAGATTTTGGTCGAAAATAA
- a CDS encoding helix-turn-helix transcriptional regulator, with the protein MNDNDTKRLSRLTAILTQLQTKRLITATALASKFNVSIRTIYRDIRALEQSGVPIITEEGKGYSLMEGYRLPPVSFTESEANALITAEKFVSKNKDASFVNEYTAAIEKIKSVLRYKTKENTELLSSRIIVSQNNSNDKTSNYLASLQLALTNFNLTTIDYQKPDTNETSTRIIEPFALLSTQENWLLVAWCRLRKNFRIFRLDRIRRLDVQYEKFEPHKMTLQEYFELSKKQNHP; encoded by the coding sequence ATGAATGACAACGATACAAAACGGCTTTCGCGACTAACGGCAATTCTTACGCAATTGCAGACTAAACGACTCATTACAGCAACAGCACTTGCGAGTAAATTTAATGTTAGCATTCGCACAATATACCGTGATATCAGGGCTTTAGAACAATCAGGTGTTCCTATAATAACGGAAGAAGGAAAAGGCTATTCCTTAATGGAAGGTTACCGGCTTCCACCGGTAAGTTTTACTGAAAGTGAAGCAAATGCATTGATTACTGCGGAAAAATTCGTCTCAAAAAACAAAGACGCGTCGTTCGTTAATGAGTATACGGCAGCGATCGAAAAAATAAAATCTGTATTACGTTACAAGACAAAGGAAAATACTGAATTACTCTCCAGTCGAATTATTGTAAGCCAGAACAACTCAAACGACAAAACAAGTAATTATTTGGCAAGCTTGCAGTTAGCTTTAACGAATTTCAACCTGACAACAATTGATTATCAAAAGCCAGATACGAACGAAACAAGCACAAGAATTATTGAGCCTTTTGCTTTATTGAGCACTCAAGAAAATTGGCTGCTGGTTGCCTGGTGCCGTTTACGAAAAAATTTCAGGATTTTCAGGCTCGACCGTATCCGACGGTTAGATGTTCAGTACGAGAAATTTGAACCTCACAAAATGACGTTGCAGGAGTATTTCGAACTGTCAAAAAAGCAAAATCACCCCTGA
- a CDS encoding GntT/GntP/DsdX family permease codes for MPLLLTLIGILTLVLLVAFVRLDTFISFVLVSLGIGLASGMSVQDVGKSIQTGIGGTLGDLVLIIGFGAMLGRLVAESGAARRITDVLIKLFGIKNIRWGLALAGFVVGIPLFYNAGFIIVVPLIFTIAASSRLPLLSVAVPMLSALSVAHGYLPPHPSPSAVAAQLNANIGQTLLYGLIVAIPAIVIAGPIFGKTLVNMKITPDKDLFDIDEVPGAKAGAKPSSENLPSTGISFFVALLPVLLLTTFGPLKGALPDSSPLKTIVTLLAEPYIGMLLSVLTAMYTLGIRRGQSMKAITKDMEEAVKAIAPILLVIAGAGALKQIFTDSGTSKYIGSLLADATIPPLVLAWGIAAFIRVCVGSATVAGLTTSGIIAPLIQSQTIKPELMVLAIGSGSLMFSHINDGGFWLFKEYFNLTIGQTIRTWSLMETIVSVIGLLGVLALNLVV; via the coding sequence ATGCCCCTTCTTCTGACCTTAATTGGTATCCTGACCCTTGTTCTATTAGTCGCTTTTGTCCGTTTAGATACGTTTATATCCTTCGTACTTGTCTCACTCGGTATCGGGCTGGCATCGGGTATGAGCGTACAGGATGTTGGAAAATCGATTCAGACCGGTATTGGCGGAACCCTCGGCGATCTGGTGTTGATTATAGGATTTGGTGCTATGCTTGGCCGACTTGTCGCTGAAAGCGGAGCCGCCCGGCGCATTACCGATGTTTTGATCAAACTATTCGGCATTAAAAATATTCGATGGGGGCTGGCATTGGCGGGTTTCGTTGTCGGTATTCCGCTGTTCTACAATGCGGGCTTCATTATTGTTGTACCCCTGATTTTTACCATAGCCGCATCTTCGCGATTACCGTTACTGTCGGTTGCCGTGCCCATGTTGTCGGCCTTGTCGGTTGCCCACGGTTATCTTCCTCCTCACCCGTCGCCTTCAGCCGTGGCTGCTCAGCTCAATGCCAATATTGGCCAGACACTTCTATACGGACTCATTGTCGCGATTCCTGCCATTGTTATTGCCGGACCAATTTTTGGCAAAACGCTGGTCAATATGAAGATCACACCCGATAAAGATCTGTTTGATATCGATGAGGTGCCGGGAGCAAAAGCCGGTGCAAAACCATCTTCTGAAAATCTGCCGAGTACGGGTATCAGCTTTTTCGTTGCGCTCTTGCCCGTATTGCTATTAACTACATTTGGACCGCTAAAAGGGGCGTTACCCGATTCATCTCCCTTAAAAACGATTGTTACGTTACTGGCTGAACCCTATATAGGGATGTTATTATCGGTACTTACTGCCATGTATACACTAGGTATCCGGCGCGGACAATCGATGAAAGCGATTACCAAAGACATGGAAGAAGCCGTTAAGGCTATTGCGCCTATTTTGCTGGTTATTGCCGGTGCCGGTGCGTTGAAGCAGATTTTTACGGATAGCGGCACCAGCAAATACATTGGTAGTTTGCTGGCCGATGCAACAATTCCGCCACTGGTATTGGCATGGGGTATTGCTGCATTTATTCGGGTATGTGTCGGTTCGGCAACGGTGGCTGGCCTGACAACATCCGGAATTATTGCGCCCTTGATTCAAAGTCAGACCATCAAGCCCGAATTAATGGTATTAGCCATTGGTTCGGGAAGTCTTATGTTTTCGCATATCAACGATGGCGGTTTCTGGTTGTTTAAGGAATACTTTAACCTGACTATTGGTCAAACGATTCGAACGTGGTCGCTCATGGAGACAATCGTATCTGTAATAGGGTTGCTGGGCGTATTAGCCTTAAATCTGGTGGTGTGA
- a CDS encoding McrC family protein, with protein MPSLITVVENGLIGRSIDVKERSGLSADVIVSDPIFEALRQLAFDADGIDGLLTFSVQKGHEYIRVRNYVGLLTLSDGTQLEILPKIGDGLTSRSMLLTMLRHLEHGPFRTLTSAYTNATNLPLWEVFVTAFLDALEALVRQGIQRSYVSVESNEQFWKGKFQATRQQRENAQHAERLAVVYDVLTANVPHNRLLKTTLLYLRQRNHSPGVQQRIRQLDWAMNEIPVCESIPDDLKMVRRTTRIFARYELVLRWAEALLGRRAYGVKAGQTADLSLLFPMERVFEDYVSHGIRRYWPIADAVAVQESSAHLVDEHIGVPKFKLRPDILIRHNGQTFVLDMKWKELTSRDHARNYGIEQSDLYQLYAYGKKYGANELFLIYPANETFQHPLPVFDYDADTRLHVVPFTILNPLANEVEKLAIYALSFR; from the coding sequence ATGCCCTCACTGATTACTGTTGTTGAAAACGGCCTCATTGGCAGGAGCATCGACGTTAAGGAACGATCAGGTCTGTCGGCGGATGTAATTGTTTCCGACCCAATTTTTGAGGCTCTTCGACAACTGGCTTTTGATGCAGATGGCATTGATGGTTTATTGACCTTTTCTGTCCAAAAAGGCCATGAATACATTCGGGTTCGAAATTATGTTGGTTTATTAACCCTGTCTGATGGTACCCAATTAGAGATTCTGCCAAAAATTGGGGACGGTTTAACCAGCCGATCGATGTTATTGACCATGCTGCGGCATCTCGAGCATGGACCATTCCGTACGCTTACATCGGCATACACCAATGCCACAAACCTGCCCTTGTGGGAGGTATTTGTTACGGCCTTTCTGGATGCTCTGGAAGCTTTGGTCAGGCAGGGTATCCAACGATCCTATGTGTCGGTAGAAAGCAACGAACAATTCTGGAAAGGCAAGTTTCAGGCCACCCGGCAGCAACGCGAAAATGCGCAGCATGCCGAGCGATTAGCCGTTGTGTATGACGTTCTGACGGCCAATGTGCCTCACAACCGACTCCTAAAAACGACACTACTTTACCTGCGGCAGCGAAACCACAGTCCCGGTGTTCAGCAGCGCATCCGGCAACTTGACTGGGCTATGAATGAAATTCCGGTTTGTGAATCGATCCCGGATGATCTGAAAATGGTCAGGCGAACCACCCGGATATTTGCCCGTTATGAACTGGTTTTGCGTTGGGCTGAGGCTTTACTGGGCAGGCGAGCCTATGGCGTTAAAGCTGGTCAGACAGCCGATCTATCGCTTTTATTCCCAATGGAGCGTGTATTTGAGGATTATGTTTCACACGGTATTCGTCGATATTGGCCGATCGCTGATGCAGTGGCCGTTCAGGAGTCGTCGGCGCACCTGGTCGATGAGCATATCGGGGTGCCAAAATTTAAACTCCGGCCCGACATCCTGATTCGGCATAATGGCCAGACATTTGTGCTGGATATGAAGTGGAAGGAACTGACCAGCCGCGATCATGCCCGGAACTATGGAATCGAGCAATCGGATCTTTATCAACTCTATGCTTATGGTAAAAAGTACGGAGCCAATGAGCTATTTTTGATTTATCCGGCAAACGAAACCTTTCAGCATCCACTACCCGTGTTTGACTACGATGCTGATACTCGTTTGCATGTTGTGCCATTTACTATACTGAACCCACTGGCAAATGAAGTAGAAAAATTGGCCATTTACGCTTTGTCGTTTCGATGA
- a CDS encoding DUF4180 domain-containing protein, producing MDIKTHTINDIKIAEVVSDTIVVKTTDDGLDLLGNLYYQDFDRIIIHEENITPDFFDLKSGIAGEMLQKFSTYRVRLAVVGDFAKYPGKSIKDFIIESNRTRQINFVNSTAEALSRLSAN from the coding sequence ATGGACATTAAAACGCATACAATAAATGACATAAAAATTGCTGAAGTAGTTTCAGATACTATTGTGGTTAAAACAACTGATGATGGATTAGACTTATTAGGCAATTTATATTACCAGGATTTTGACAGAATAATTATTCATGAAGAAAATATTACACCCGATTTTTTTGATTTAAAATCAGGAATAGCTGGGGAAATGCTTCAAAAGTTTTCAACCTATCGGGTTCGTTTGGCTGTAGTTGGCGATTTCGCTAAATATCCGGGTAAAAGTATCAAAGACTTTATTATTGAAAGTAATAGAACCCGGCAAATTAATTTTGTAAATTCAACAGCAGAAGCGTTAAGTAGGCTTTCAGCGAACTAA
- a CDS encoding tRNA1(Val) (adenine(37)-N6)-methyltransferase, protein MKVCTDACVLGAYADVAGARILDIGTGTGLLALMTAQRNPNSLIDAVEIDADAFGQAAENIAASPFAKQVITIHERIQDFMASGRKYDRILTNPPFYTNHLRSPDSTVNRALHTDELPFSELIEAVVRLLEPEGQWWVLLPPYETGKLAKLASEAELSPFRQLALRHHAKKPVFRMVTGFSFQADNRSDEVLDIYEPDGRTYSTAFRNLLRDFYLIF, encoded by the coding sequence ATGAAGGTCTGCACCGATGCGTGTGTGCTTGGAGCCTATGCCGATGTAGCCGGTGCACGGATTCTTGATATTGGTACTGGCACGGGTTTATTGGCACTGATGACTGCGCAGCGCAATCCGAATTCGCTCATCGATGCGGTAGAAATTGATGCGGACGCATTTGGTCAGGCTGCTGAAAATATAGCAGCAAGCCCCTTTGCCAAACAGGTTATAACCATACACGAACGCATACAGGACTTTATGGCCAGCGGGCGTAAATACGACCGAATATTAACGAATCCACCCTTTTATACGAACCACCTTCGCTCTCCCGATTCGACCGTTAATCGGGCACTTCATACCGATGAACTGCCTTTTTCAGAACTGATAGAAGCCGTTGTTCGATTATTGGAGCCAGAAGGGCAATGGTGGGTATTGCTGCCGCCCTACGAAACTGGGAAATTAGCTAAACTGGCCAGCGAAGCAGAACTAAGTCCATTCAGACAGCTTGCTTTGCGGCACCATGCGAAAAAGCCTGTATTTCGAATGGTAACTGGCTTTTCGTTCCAGGCCGACAACCGTTCCGACGAAGTATTGGACATCTATGAGCCAGATGGACGAACCTATTCAACTGCATTCCGGAACCTGCTCCGTGATTTTTACCTGATATTCTAA
- a CDS encoding ribosomal maturation YjgA family protein, with protein sequence MIQRRYINLKFNTLYFTFAVLLFGIEILIAKFAHDPIIRPYVGDVLVSILIYCFVKSFLPTPVLPTALCVLLFSYTIEVMQYFHIVNRLGLQNSKTASTVIGTSFECIDLVAYTVGIAIVLYLEKVSTNRKHQS encoded by the coding sequence GTGATACAAAGAAGATATATTAATCTAAAATTCAATACGTTATATTTCACTTTCGCCGTTCTGCTGTTCGGCATTGAAATTCTGATTGCCAAATTTGCTCATGACCCAATTATTCGCCCCTATGTTGGTGATGTCTTGGTTTCGATACTGATTTATTGCTTTGTAAAATCATTCCTACCTACGCCTGTTTTACCTACTGCTTTATGTGTTTTGCTTTTTTCGTATACCATTGAGGTTATGCAATATTTTCATATTGTAAACAGGCTTGGTCTTCAAAATTCAAAAACGGCCAGTACCGTTATTGGAACTTCGTTTGAATGCATAGACTTGGTTGCCTATACAGTTGGGATTGCAATTGTCCTCTATCTTGAAAAAGTAAGCACTAATAGAAAACATCAAAGCTAA
- a CDS encoding YdeI/OmpD-associated family protein, with product MEMNKGMETVYAETREQWRQWLEKNGQSKTEICLILYNKGSETKSVNYSEAVEEALCFGWIDSLTNKRDIESRYQRFSPRKPRSNWSKSNRERVGRMIQEGLMTEFGQKMIDIAKNNGRWEPIRAE from the coding sequence ATGGAAATGAATAAAGGCATGGAAACGGTCTACGCAGAAACAAGAGAACAATGGCGGCAGTGGCTGGAAAAGAATGGTCAGTCGAAAACCGAAATATGTTTAATTCTGTATAATAAAGGCAGTGAAACAAAAAGCGTTAACTACAGCGAAGCAGTTGAAGAAGCCTTATGTTTTGGCTGGATCGATTCGTTGACGAATAAACGAGATATAGAAAGCCGATATCAACGTTTTTCGCCCCGTAAACCTAGAAGTAATTGGAGCAAATCGAATAGAGAACGCGTAGGGAGAATGATACAGGAAGGGTTAATGACAGAATTCGGGCAAAAAATGATCGATATTGCCAAGAATAATGGACGGTGGGAGCCAATCCGTGCAGAATGA
- a CDS encoding VOC family protein, producing the protein METEPKAMLRGMANVSYWVDDMKAACKWYTELFGIDPYFQRPDEENPAYVEFRVGDYQHEVGIIDKKYMPKTAMNGPGGAILYWHVDDIQKALDRLLALGAKAHEPITERGVGFITASVIDPFGNILGIMYNRHYLDILSSTNTK; encoded by the coding sequence ATGGAAACTGAACCAAAAGCAATGCTTCGCGGAATGGCCAACGTCAGTTACTGGGTAGATGACATGAAAGCAGCCTGTAAGTGGTATACTGAACTTTTTGGCATTGACCCCTATTTCCAGCGGCCCGATGAGGAAAACCCAGCCTATGTTGAGTTTCGCGTTGGCGACTACCAGCATGAGGTGGGCATTATCGATAAAAAATACATGCCCAAAACCGCTATGAATGGCCCTGGCGGAGCCATATTGTACTGGCATGTCGATGATATTCAAAAAGCGCTGGATCGGCTTTTAGCATTGGGAGCCAAAGCGCATGAGCCAATCACAGAGCGCGGTGTAGGCTTTATTACGGCGTCAGTCATCGACCCGTTTGGCAATATTTTAGGCATCATGTACAACCGCCACTACCTTGATATTTTATCTTCCACCAACACAAAGTAA
- a CDS encoding dihydrofolate reductase family protein yields MRKLKLQMQLSVDGYVAGPNGELDWMNFDQDSKLLALINSLTDSSDTILLGRKMTDGFVTYWENVVNNQPDSPEFSFAQKMVDTPKVVFSKTLKSIAGKNVTIENGDLATAVKNMKSKTGKDIIVYGGAGFVSSLIKEGLIDEFNFFVNPIMINKGLRIFDLLGERQKLLLQNATGFECGVAVLIYKLNNPQ; encoded by the coding sequence ATGAGAAAGCTGAAACTACAAATGCAACTATCTGTCGATGGATATGTAGCTGGCCCAAATGGAGAACTTGACTGGATGAATTTCGATCAGGATTCAAAACTTCTGGCATTGATCAACTCCCTCACTGACAGTTCAGACACTATTCTACTCGGCAGAAAAATGACTGATGGCTTTGTGACCTATTGGGAGAATGTTGTCAATAATCAGCCTGACAGTCCAGAATTTTCTTTTGCTCAAAAAATGGTCGATACACCTAAAGTGGTTTTTAGTAAAACATTGAAAAGCATTGCCGGTAAAAATGTAACGATTGAAAATGGTGATTTGGCTACAGCCGTAAAAAACATGAAGAGCAAAACCGGTAAAGATATTATCGTTTATGGAGGGGCTGGCTTTGTTTCTTCACTCATAAAAGAAGGGCTCATCGACGAGTTTAATTTTTTTGTAAACCCAATCATGATTAACAAAGGGTTGAGAATTTTTGACCTCCTCGGGGAGCGGCAAAAACTATTACTTCAAAACGCAACTGGTTTTGAATGTGGGGTTGCCGTTTTAATTTACAAGCTGAATAACCCTCAATAG
- the pepT gene encoding peptidase T: MHTIPLAGYRHSAVDRFLRYVQIDTQSDPQSETNPSTEKQKDLSRILVQELTEMGLTDVELDEWGYVYATITATTEKTNVPTICFCSHVDTSPDVTGAGVKPIIHFNWNGADIVLPDDATQVIRVADHPDLRHQLGNDIITASGTTLLGADNKAGVAEIMDAAQYLLTHPEVKHGRIRLLFTPDEEVGRGTEKVDIQKLGADFGYTIDGEALGTLEDETFSADAVRITIQGVSTHPGFAKGKLENALKIAADLLATLPKNALSPETTEGKEGFVHPTRFEGNQDQAVLEFIIRDFTEVGLQEKETYLQNKLNDVLAKYPGSSAKLVVKEQYRNMKEVLDQHVAVVDNALEAIRRAGLSAERRSIRGGTDGSRLSFMGLPCPNIFAGEHAFHSRLEWVSVQDMHKAVEVIVNLAQVWEERS, from the coding sequence ATGCATACTATTCCCCTCGCCGGTTATCGGCACAGTGCTGTTGACCGCTTTTTGCGGTACGTTCAAATTGATACACAGTCAGACCCTCAATCAGAAACCAATCCGAGTACCGAAAAACAAAAAGATCTCAGTCGAATACTCGTACAGGAATTGACCGAAATGGGTCTGACTGATGTCGAACTCGACGAGTGGGGCTATGTTTACGCTACCATAACGGCAACGACTGAAAAGACTAATGTCCCAACGATTTGCTTTTGTTCGCATGTCGACACATCGCCTGACGTAACGGGAGCTGGTGTAAAACCGATCATCCATTTCAACTGGAATGGTGCCGATATTGTACTTCCAGACGATGCCACGCAGGTAATTCGGGTAGCGGATCATCCCGACCTCAGGCACCAGCTAGGCAATGATATCATTACGGCAAGTGGTACTACCTTGCTTGGTGCTGATAACAAAGCCGGAGTTGCCGAAATTATGGATGCAGCGCAGTATCTACTGACTCATCCTGAAGTGAAACACGGTCGTATCCGACTCCTGTTTACACCCGATGAAGAAGTAGGCCGTGGTACGGAGAAAGTGGATATTCAGAAGCTGGGTGCCGATTTTGGATATACCATTGATGGCGAAGCACTTGGGACCCTTGAAGACGAAACGTTTTCGGCTGATGCAGTCAGGATAACCATTCAGGGTGTCAGCACGCACCCTGGTTTTGCTAAAGGTAAGCTTGAAAATGCGCTGAAAATAGCCGCTGATCTGCTGGCTACGCTCCCTAAAAATGCGCTTTCCCCCGAAACGACCGAAGGAAAAGAAGGCTTTGTTCACCCAACCCGTTTTGAAGGAAATCAGGATCAGGCGGTGCTGGAATTTATTATCCGCGATTTCACCGAAGTTGGTTTGCAGGAGAAAGAAACCTATCTGCAAAACAAACTCAATGATGTTTTGGCGAAGTATCCGGGCTCATCGGCAAAACTGGTCGTAAAAGAGCAGTATCGCAACATGAAAGAAGTGTTGGATCAGCATGTCGCCGTGGTCGACAATGCGCTGGAGGCTATCCGACGGGCTGGACTATCAGCCGAACGGCGTAGTATTCGTGGGGGGACCGATGGATCACGTTTGTCGTTTATGGGCTTGCCTTGCCCCAATATATTCGCTGGCGAGCACGCTTTTCATTCACGTCTGGAGTGGGTATCGGTTCAGGATATGCACAAAGCCGTTGAGGTCATCGTCAATCTGGCTCAGGTGTGGGAGGAGCGAAGTTAA
- a CDS encoding glycosyltransferase family 2 protein encodes MTELLQLTVLIPLFNEDESLHELHDWIVRVVTEQHYTYEILFVDDGSTDDSWAVIERLAGVNPNVRGVRFNRNYGKTAALQTGFQAARGQIVITMDADLQDSPDEIPELYRMIVEDKYDLVSGWKQKRYDPITKTLPTKLFNAVSRWISGVQLHDFNCGLKAYKQKVVKTIAPTLYGDMHRNLPIVANWNGYGRIGEKVVQHRARKYGTTKFGLERFVNGFLDVLVIAFVHRFSKRPMHFFGTFGTLSFFVGTVLAVWLIVEKLINISQGVKFRNATDNPLFYFGLVAIILGVQLFLAGFLGEMLVRQSLNKSGEHQVAERVGFADRITV; translated from the coding sequence ATGACTGAATTGCTTCAACTAACCGTTTTAATTCCGCTTTTCAACGAAGACGAGTCGCTGCACGAACTGCACGACTGGATCGTGCGGGTTGTAACGGAACAGCACTATACATACGAAATCCTGTTTGTCGACGACGGTAGTACCGATGACTCCTGGGCGGTTATCGAACGACTGGCGGGCGTTAACCCGAATGTTCGCGGGGTTCGCTTTAATCGTAACTACGGCAAAACGGCCGCTCTGCAAACCGGATTCCAGGCGGCTCGGGGCCAGATTGTGATCACTATGGATGCCGATTTGCAGGATAGCCCCGACGAAATTCCAGAGTTGTATCGCATGATCGTTGAGGATAAATACGATCTGGTATCGGGCTGGAAACAAAAACGCTATGACCCGATTACCAAGACTTTACCGACCAAACTGTTCAATGCGGTTTCGCGCTGGATTTCGGGGGTTCAACTCCACGATTTTAATTGTGGCCTGAAAGCTTACAAACAGAAGGTTGTTAAAACAATAGCCCCCACGCTGTATGGCGATATGCACCGGAACCTGCCCATTGTGGCTAACTGGAACGGGTATGGCCGGATTGGAGAGAAGGTTGTCCAGCACCGTGCCCGTAAGTACGGGACAACCAAGTTTGGCCTCGAGCGCTTCGTTAATGGCTTTCTGGATGTGCTGGTTATTGCCTTCGTACACCGGTTTAGTAAGCGGCCGATGCACTTTTTCGGCACATTTGGAACGTTATCGTTTTTTGTCGGAACAGTTCTGGCCGTGTGGCTTATCGTAGAGAAGCTGATCAATATCTCCCAGGGGGTGAAATTTAGAAATGCCACCGATAATCCGTTGTTTTACTTCGGACTGGTCGCCATTATTCTTGGCGTTCAGCTATTCCTGGCGGGCTTCCTGGGTGAAATGCTGGTCCGACAATCGCTGAATAAATCCGGTGAACACCAGGTTGCTGAGCGCGTTGGTTTCGCGGATCGAATAACTGTATAG